One part of the Arabidopsis thaliana chromosome 1 sequence genome encodes these proteins:
- a CDS encoding VQ motif-containing protein (VQ motif-containing protein; CONTAINS InterPro DOMAIN/s: VQ (InterPro:IPR008889); BEST Arabidopsis thaliana protein match is: VQ motif-containing protein (TAIR:AT5G65170.1); Has 1167 Blast hits to 1059 proteins in 155 species: Archae - 0; Bacteria - 36; Metazoa - 369; Fungi - 192; Plants - 292; Viruses - 57; Other Eukaryotes - 221 (source: NCBI BLink).), with the protein MDSCNSGSLQSSSDDHESSSTGAPQDHSSFFLPPFQPPPSSSTYYGDPTTLSSSSSSSATYLNFVNNLISDDILNQTHLLPPQPPPPPPPPPPSSSRNPRKRTRASRRAPTTVLTTDTSNFRAMVQEFTGVPASPFSHPFSSTTRRFDIFRSPSDPLTYNPFRPIPQKPLNPSTSSLLNLHHHTTTSMTFPDLPLPQTHQVSTFQSLLSHQHHHQPTLSSLHDLDSMNLGALQQNHHPTADDDNHQLMMRQFSEFDRRTEKPPEIHNNISSSSSAPIKGSSGTTTTTTTTVDPWICPTDSNN; encoded by the coding sequence ATGGATTCTTGTAACAGTGGAAGCTTACAATCTTCGAGCGATGATCACGAGTCTTCATCAACTGGTGCTCCACAAGATCACTCCTCTTTCTTCCTCCCACCCTTCCAACCACCACCGTCTTCCTCCACCTACTACGGTGACCCAACAAccctctcttcctcctcctcctcctccgctaCTTATCTAAACTTTGTCAACAATCTCATCTCCGACGACATTCTTAACCAAACTCATCTCCTCCCTCCTCaacctccaccacctcctcctcctcctcctccctcTTCTTCCCGAAACCCTAGAAAACGAACAAGAGCTTCAAGAAGAGCTCCTACAACTGTTCTCACCACCGACACTTCTAACTTCAGAGCTATGGTTCAAGAATTCACCGGCGTCCCTGCCTCTCCTTTCTCTCACCCTTTCTCCTCCACTACTCGCCGCTTCGATATTTTCCGATCTCCTTCCGATCCTCTTACTTATAACCCTTTTCGTCCTATCCCTCAAAAACCTTTGAATCCTTCAACATCTTCTTTACTCAACCTTCATCACCACACAACTACTTCCATGACGTTTCCTGATCTACCTCTCCCTCAAACTCACCAAGTTTCTACGTTCCAGTCTCTTTTatctcatcaacatcatcatcaaccaacACTCTCCTCTCTTCACGACCTTGACTCGATGAATCTTGGAGCATTACAACAAAATCACCATCCTACGGCTGATGATGACAACCACCAGCTAATGATGAGGCAGTTCTCGGAGTTTGATCGCCGGACAGAAAAGCCACCGGAGATTCATAATAacatttcctcttcttcttcagctccgATCAAAGGCTCTTCAggtactactactactacaacaacaacagttgATCCCTGGATTTGCCCTACAGATTccaataattaa
- a CDS encoding uncharacterized protein (unknown protein; Has 251 Blast hits to 234 proteins in 66 species: Archae - 2; Bacteria - 48; Metazoa - 87; Fungi - 9; Plants - 70; Viruses - 0; Other Eukaryotes - 35 (source: NCBI BLink).), giving the protein MDQSESLRLLRSTLSTHFWFSRISQNLFLSPLRHAHNRPQRPAYRGPIAYTTASSYLSSHRQYNPLSSSPKLHFIASSSPRFKSLTCSANLHYRKKIEPSSKKFLLNSFAKSFIVSASSAKPKDSSNVNLRKPLAISLVVTTVSSSAYVFLLRLFSLASILNGGGGGGNLGGGGGKFGGGGDGGFWRGLFALAIPVAIANEEHSHDWDSYGLPANIVLSLGA; this is encoded by the exons ATGGATCAAAGTGAATcccttcgtcttcttcgaaGTACTCTATCGacacatttttggttttcaaggATTAG tcaaaacctttttctttctcctctccGTCATGCCCACAATCGCCCTCAACGGCCAGCTTATCGCGGGCCTATAGCTTACACTACCGCTTCTTCTTATCTCTCTTCTCACCGTCAATATAACcctctatcttcttctcccaaACTTCATTTCATCGCATCTTCTTCCCCTCGCTTCAAATCCTTAACTTGCTCAGCAAACTTACATTATCGGAAGAAGATTGAGCCTTCATCCAAAAAATTTCTCCTTAACTCATTTGCGAAATCTTTTATCGTCTCTGCGTCCTCCGCTAAGCCGAAAGATTCGTCCAATGTTAATCTCCGTAAGCCACTTGCGATATCTCTCGTCGTCACTACTGTTTCTTCCTCCGCATATGTGTTTCTTCTACGACTCTTTTCTCTTGCCTCGATTCTAAAtggtggcggaggaggagggaATTTgggtggaggaggagggaaatttggtggaggaggagatggcGGATTTTGGAGGGGATTGTTTGCTCTGGCAATACCAGTGGCTATCGCCAACGAAGAACACTCACATGATTGGGATTCTTACGGTTTACCAGCGAACATTGTGTTAAGCTTGGGAGCTTAA
- a CDS encoding NAC (No Apical Meristem) domain transcriptional regulator superfamily protein (NAC (No Apical Meristem) domain transcriptional regulator superfamily protein; FUNCTIONS IN: DNA binding; INVOLVED IN: regulation of transcription; LOCATED IN: cellular_component unknown; CONTAINS InterPro DOMAIN/s: No apical meristem (NAM) protein (InterPro:IPR003441); Has 27 Blast hits to 27 proteins in 3 species: Archae - 0; Bacteria - 0; Metazoa - 0; Fungi - 0; Plants - 25; Viruses - 0; Other Eukaryotes - 2 (source: NCBI BLink).), translating to MKDVYAKEPWLLDHSNDPFFKEDEWYYFSARTQISEKKIGHGNYSKRKITRDDNDGIDRGKWRWTRRKKISLRIVVWKIQKYKKSKKDKKDHQHEASSSSKPQPIKKKKSKKDHHDEASTSYLEQQPINIECESLLAAYLEQEQPLLWDVPNKSSSSCSVAETESRMEKET from the exons ATGAAGGACGTTTATGCCAAGGAGCCATGGTTGCTGGACCATTCCAACGATCCTTTTTTCAAGGAAGACGAGTGGTACTACTTCTCGGCAAGGACTCAGATCTCCGAGAAAAAGATTGGACATGGTAACTACTCGAAGCGGAAGATCACCAGAGACGACAACGATGGCATCGACCGAGGGAAGTGGAGG TGGAcccggaggaagaagataagttTGAGGATAGTCGTCTGGAAGATTCAGAAGTATAAGAAGTCCAAGAAGGACAAGAAGGATCATCAGCATGAagcatcttcttcctctaagCCGCAGCcgatcaagaaaaagaagtccAAGAAGGATCATCATGACGAAGCTTCTACTTCTTACTTGGAGCAGCAGCCTATCAATATTGAGTGTGAGTCTCTTCTAGCTGCTTATTTGGAACAGGAGCAGCCACTGCTATGGGATGTTCCGaacaaatcatcatcttcttgctCTGTTGCGGAAACAGAAAGCAGAATGGAGAAGGAGACATGA
- the TOC75-I gene encoding translocon outer membrane complex 75-I (translocon outer membrane complex 75-I (TOC75-I); LOCATED IN: outer membrane; CONTAINS InterPro DOMAIN/s: Bacterial surface antigen (D15) (InterPro:IPR000184); BEST Arabidopsis thaliana protein match is: translocon at the outer envelope membrane of chloroplasts 75-III (TAIR:AT3G46740.1); Has 497 Blast hits to 421 proteins in 90 species: Archae - 0; Bacteria - 217; Metazoa - 0; Fungi - 0; Plants - 162; Viruses - 0; Other Eukaryotes - 118 (source: NCBI BLink).), producing MIEYLGSQEKEYKQRIEKARPSRGNAYAKRSRSLSARLLHKVKERVLKWYPDQGYSFANVVSFGNLNSKELIFEVMEGDITQLVIQFQDKLGNVAEGHVLNIKVVHEAVRNIHSLGLFSNIEIMPIPNEKREGGVIVEVKLQETDQKSVEGSADRSIVPDPGGYPSLASSQPSGTISFEHPNIKGLNRSLIGSIATSNFLNPEDDLSFKLEYVHPYLDGVSNPRNRTFKTSIFNSSKLSSVLTGGPGFEEAVAPILMDRAAINVNGSPTTLSGMGIDRVAFLQGNITQDNTKFVNGAIVGERKIIQVDQCLGDLPGYDAFSLGGPNYVRYTKGELGAARNIVELKVGAELRVNVKNTQGYAFAEHGNDLGSSKDMKGNPTAAFRREGHGSSYGVGMKLG from the exons atgattgAGTACTTGGGAAGTCAGGAGAAGGAATACAAGCAGAGGATTGAGAAGGCTAGGCCTT CGAGAGGCAATGCATATGCTAAGAGATCAAGGAGTTTAAGTGCGAGGCTTTTGCATAAGGTTAAGGAACGAGTTCTTAAATGGTACCCAGACCAAGGGTATAGTTTTGCTAATGTTGTGAGTTTTGGTAACTTGAACAGTAAGGAACTTATTTTTGAAGTTATGGAAGGAGACATAACTCAGTTGGTTATTCAGTTTCAAGATAAGCTTGGTAATGTAGCTGAAG GTCATGTGCTCAACATAAAAGTTGTGCACGAAGCTGTTAGGAACATTCACTCTTTAGGCTTGTTCTCAAATATCGAGATCATGCCAATTCCAAATGAGAAAAGGGAAGGAGGTGTAATTGTTGAGGTCAAGCTTCAAGAGACAGATCAAAAATCAGTAGAAGGTAGTGCAGATCGGAGTATTGTTCCTGATCCCGGAGGATATCCTTCATTG GCTTCTTCTCAGCCAAGCGGGACTATTTCTTTCGAACATCCAAACATCAAGGGTCTTAATCGATCTCTTATAGGTTCAATAGCCACTAGTAACTTCTTGAATCCTGAG GATGATCTTTCGTTTAAGCTTGAGTATGTACATCCATATCTAGACGGTGTTTCCAATCCTAGAAACCGTACCTTCAAAACAAGCATCTTCAACAGTAGTAAACTTAGCTCAGTACTCACTGGAGGACCTGGATTTGAGGAAGCAGTGGCACCAATCTTGATGGATCGAGCTG CAATCAATGTTAATGGATCTCCAACAACTCTCAGTGGTATGGGCATCGATCGTGTAGCATTTCTACAAGGTAACATAACACAAGACAACACTAAGTTTGTGAATGGAGCTATTGTTGGAGAGAGGAAGATCATCCAGGTGGATCAATGCTTAG GTGATCTACCAGGCTATGATGCTTTTTCTCTTGGAGGTCCTAACTATGTTCGCTACACTAAGGGAGAGCTTGGTGCAGCTAGAAACATTGTCGAGCTAA AGGTTGGTGCTGAGCTTAGAGTAAATGTGAAGAATACACAAGGGTATGCATTTGCTGAGCATGGAAACGATTTGGGAAGCTCAAAGGATATGAAAGGGAATCCGACCGCGGCTTTCAGAAGAGAGGGACATGGTTCATCTTATGGTGTGGGTATGAAACTTGGTTAA
- the PUM17 gene encoding pumilio 17 (pumilio 17 (PUM17); FUNCTIONS IN: RNA binding, binding; LOCATED IN: endomembrane system; CONTAINS InterPro DOMAIN/s: Pumilio RNA-binding repeat (InterPro:IPR001313), Armadillo-like helical (InterPro:IPR011989), Armadillo-type fold (InterPro:IPR016024); BEST Arabidopsis thaliana protein match is: pumilio 16 (TAIR:AT5G59280.1); Has 2291 Blast hits to 1248 proteins in 224 species: Archae - 0; Bacteria - 0; Metazoa - 623; Fungi - 530; Plants - 660; Viruses - 0; Other Eukaryotes - 478 (source: NCBI BLink).), translating to MTNINRLSMSTMFNALHEILNEEPLAIPPPPSRGGYSYFHIRTTEMDLQRMFNFMTGSEDLKDDISVLDTGMLKLMRMSDDMDVFFFVAIMRLFIHVMIDKYASYVAIQGMRIFKQDKRELMYDHILRYALFLARDQYGCIALNEIIKELDDPYYRDELMDIVSNNALLLSNDAYGNFVVQHVLKLHDSRCTGNIADKLCGYCVELSFKKYGSYIVERLLEVRDIPMATIVLDLLACKTEMLIRLARSENGNFVVCKLLELTNDILTADLFYSLVNKLRPYRFLLHRFPESKIVAILGSMRVPN from the exons ATGACAAACATCAATCGCTTATCAATGTCGACAATGTTCAACGCTTTACACGAAATCCTGAATGAGGAGCCTTTGGCaattcctcctcctccttcacGTGGCGGCTATTCCTACTTCCACATCCGTACAACGGAGATGGATTTGCAAAGGATGTTCAACTTCATGACTGGAAGCGAAGATTTGAAAGACGACATCTCAGTATTAGACACGGGAATGCTT AAACTCATGAGGATGTCAGATGACATGgacgtcttcttctttgtggcTATCATGCGCCTCTTCATCCATGTCATGATCGACAAATACGCCTCCTACGTGGCGATACAGGGGATGAGAATTTTTAAACAGGACAAGAGAGAGTTGATGTATGATCACATTCTTCGATACGCGCTTTTCCTGGCGCGTGACCAGTATGGTTGCATTGCGCTCAACGAAATCATAAAAGAGTTGGACGATCCTTACTATAGAGACGAGCTCATGGACATAGTCTCAAACAACGCTCTTTTGCTAAGCAACGATGCTTATGGCAACTTTGTGGTCCAACACGTGCTTAAACTACATGACTCCCGTTGCACGGGTAACATTGCTGATAAACTATGTGGCTACTGCGTTGAGCTCTCGTTTAAAAAGTATGGAAGCTACATCGTGGAGCGACTTTTGGAGGTGAGGGACATACCAATGGCAACAATTGTTCTGGATCTTTTAGCGTGCAAGACAGAGATGTTGATAAGGTTGGCGAGGAGCGAGAACGGGAATTTTGTGGTGTGCAAATTACTGGAATTAACAAATGACATTCTCACTGCTGATCTATTTTACAGTTTGGTGAATAAGCTCAGGCCTTATCGCTTTCTCTTGCATAGGTTTCCTGAAAGCAAGATTGTAGCCATCTTGGGCTCAATGCGTGTCCCAAACTAG
- the PUM17 gene encoding pumilio 17, which yields MASFLTSDSDYFMVITRNKNGSKSLQKLMRMSDDMDVFFFVAIMRLFIHVMIDKYASYVAIQGMRIFKQDKRELMYDHILRYALFLARDQYGCIALNEIIKELDDPYYRDELMDIVSNNALLLSNDAYGNFVVQHVLKLHDSRCTGNIADKLCGYCVELSFKKYGSYIVERLLEVRDIPMATIVLDLLACKTEMLIRLARSENGNFVVCKLLELTNDILTADLFYSLVNKLRPYRFLLHRFPESKIVAILGSMRVPN from the coding sequence ATGGCATCTTTTTTGACGTCTGACTCCGATTACTTCATGGTCAtcacaagaaacaagaacgGTTCCAAAAGCCTACAGAAACTCATGAGGATGTCAGATGACATGgacgtcttcttctttgtggcTATCATGCGCCTCTTCATCCATGTCATGATCGACAAATACGCCTCCTACGTGGCGATACAGGGGATGAGAATTTTTAAACAGGACAAGAGAGAGTTGATGTATGATCACATTCTTCGATACGCGCTTTTCCTGGCGCGTGACCAGTATGGTTGCATTGCGCTCAACGAAATCATAAAAGAGTTGGACGATCCTTACTATAGAGACGAGCTCATGGACATAGTCTCAAACAACGCTCTTTTGCTAAGCAACGATGCTTATGGCAACTTTGTGGTCCAACACGTGCTTAAACTACATGACTCCCGTTGCACGGGTAACATTGCTGATAAACTATGTGGCTACTGCGTTGAGCTCTCGTTTAAAAAGTATGGAAGCTACATCGTGGAGCGACTTTTGGAGGTGAGGGACATACCAATGGCAACAATTGTTCTGGATCTTTTAGCGTGCAAGACAGAGATGTTGATAAGGTTGGCGAGGAGCGAGAACGGGAATTTTGTGGTGTGCAAATTACTGGAATTAACAAATGACATTCTCACTGCTGATCTATTTTACAGTTTGGTGAATAAGCTCAGGCCTTATCGCTTTCTCTTGCATAGGTTTCCTGAAAGCAAGATTGTAGCCATCTTGGGCTCAATGCGTGTCCCAAACTAG